In Novosphingobium sp. RL4, the sequence GGCGGTCGTCTTTCGGCGCTGGACGGCGTTCGCCCGGAAGACCTGAGTATCGATCGCCTGCTGCAGCGCGTGGAGGCAGGCGGGGTCGACGAGGTCGTCCTGGCCATGAACGCCACACTCGAAGGCCAGACCACCGCGCACTACATTGCCGAGCGTCTGGAGGGACTTCCGGTCCGCATCACCCAGCTTGCACATGGCCTCCCGGTAGGCGGCGAGCTTGACTATCTGGACGAGGGAACGCTTGCACAGGCGATCCGTGCCCGGCGGCCGGTAAGTTAGCCGATCACTGTCATCGCAGGGCCCATCTTGCGAAAATGGCCGTCCGCGATTATCTGCGGCCCATGGCTATCCGTGAAATCCTCGAAGTTCCCGATCCGCGTCTCAAGCAGGTTTCGGTCCCCGTCGAAAAGTTCGACGACGAGCTCAAGACGCTCGTCGAGGACATGTTCGAGACCATGTATGATGCGCCGGGCATCGGTCTTGCCGCCATCCAGGTCGGCGTGCCGCTGCGCGTTCTCGTGATCGACCTTCAGCCGGACGACGAGGATGCGGAGCCCGAAGTGTGCACCGCTCACGGCGATCATCACCACACGCACCAGCCGACGAAGAACGAGCCCCGGATCTTCATCAATCCGGAAATCCTCGATCCTTCGGAAGAGCACACGGTCTATCAGGAAGGCTGCCTCTCGGTCCCCGAGATCTATGCCGACGTGGAACGCCCCTCGCGCATCCGCGCGCGTTGGCAGGATCTCGACGGCACGGTGCACGAAGAAGACATGGACGGCCTGATGGCCACCTGCCTCCAGCACGAGATGGACCATCTCGAAGGCATTCTCTTCATCGACCACCTTTCGCGCCTGAAGCGCCAGATGGCGCTCAAGAAGCTGGACAAGCTGCGCAAGGCCGCCTGATCCCCGCTTCGGTGGAAAAGCTGCGAGAAGGGCTGGCGTTCTCTAAACGTTCCGGATAGGGTTCCGGAATGGAAATTGCTGTCGCCGCCATTCTCGCACTCGTCGTCGGTCTCGGGGCCGGCTGGTTCTTCGGCTCCCGGCCCGCCGCCGAATGGCGCATGCGGCACGAGACGCGCGACCGCGAGGCGCGCGATCTTGATGAACGTTTCCGGGCCGCCATTCGCGATCTGGCTGGCGCCACCGAACGCGCCAGCCGTGCCGACGATCTGGCCGCCGCGCTGGAACGTACCCGCACCGAACATGGCGCGGCGCTGGAGGTCCTGCGCAAGGACCATGGCGAAACGGTCGAGCGACTCCGGTTCGAGCATGTGCAGGTTCTTGATCGCAC encodes:
- the def gene encoding peptide deformylase, whose protein sequence is MAIREILEVPDPRLKQVSVPVEKFDDELKTLVEDMFETMYDAPGIGLAAIQVGVPLRVLVIDLQPDDEDAEPEVCTAHGDHHHTHQPTKNEPRIFINPEILDPSEEHTVYQEGCLSVPEIYADVERPSRIRARWQDLDGTVHEEDMDGLMATCLQHEMDHLEGILFIDHLSRLKRQMALKKLDKLRKAA